The Clostridiaceae bacterium genome window below encodes:
- a CDS encoding protein arginine kinase: MRSWYLEKGPENDVVISSRVRLARNIKDYPFPVKITAEQSREVIEKVKNALLYNKLFADKGLKFYDMQQLNSIERQTLVEKHLISPEMAEKQAVCGAIISKDEIISVMINEEDHLRIQSLLPGMQINEAKETCMMIDSALEEKIDFAFNDRYGYLTCCPTNIGTGMRASFMLHLPALTISGYIRNVLEACGKLGMAVRGLYGEHSEATGNIFQISNQATLGLTEDDIIAGISNIITQIIEQERNVRNELYKQNPLKTEDRVFRSLGILTNARVISAEESLKLLSDVRLGVSLGIIKNIDIKTLNEVMVIIQPAILQKGVGSALGPDERDVKRAEIIRNKLAGLE; this comes from the coding sequence ATGAGAAGCTGGTATCTTGAAAAAGGACCTGAAAATGATGTAGTAATAAGTAGCAGAGTCAGGCTGGCACGAAATATTAAGGATTACCCTTTCCCGGTAAAAATAACAGCTGAACAAAGCAGGGAAGTTATTGAAAAAGTAAAAAATGCTTTATTATATAATAAATTGTTTGCTGATAAAGGCCTGAAATTTTATGACATGCAACAATTAAATTCTATAGAAAGACAGACTTTGGTGGAAAAACATCTGATAAGTCCTGAAATGGCAGAAAAGCAGGCAGTTTGCGGTGCAATAATAAGCAAAGATGAAATTATAAGTGTAATGATTAATGAAGAGGACCACCTCAGGATTCAAAGTTTGCTTCCGGGTATGCAGATAAATGAGGCAAAAGAAACATGTATGATGATAGATTCAGCCCTTGAGGAAAAAATAGATTTTGCTTTCAATGACAGGTATGGGTACTTAACATGTTGTCCTACAAACATTGGTACCGGAATGAGAGCATCATTTATGCTGCATCTTCCGGCTCTTACCATTTCAGGATATATCAGAAATGTGCTTGAAGCCTGCGGAAAACTTGGAATGGCGGTTAGAGGTTTGTATGGAGAGCACTCGGAGGCTACCGGAAACATATTTCAAATATCAAATCAGGCTACTTTAGGTCTGACTGAAGATGATATAATAGCCGGAATTTCAAATATTATCACTCAGATTATTGAGCAGGAAAGAAACGTGAGAAATGAACTTTATAAACAAAATCCTCTTAAAACAGAAGACAGGGTATTCCGTTCTTTAGGTATTTTAACAAATGCACGGGTAATTTCAGCAGAAGAAAGTCTGAAACTTCTTTCTGATGTTAGACTGGGTGTGAGTTTGGGAATAATTAAAAATATCGATATAAAAACATTAAATGAGGTAATGGTAATAATTCAGCCGGCTATTCTGCAGAAAGGTGTTGGAAGTGCGCTAGGCCCTGATGAAAGAGATGTTAAGCGGGCAGAAATAATTAGAAATAAACTGGCAGGATTGGAGTGA
- the fusA gene encoding elongation factor G — protein MKEYSMKNLRNICLMSHGGAGKTTLAEAMLYNTGVLDRFGKVVDGNTTTDFDPEEIKRKISINTAIAPCEWKNHKINVIDTPGYFDFVGEVKQGVRVAEGAVILVAAKGGLQVGTEKSWAYAEEQGIPKMFFISKIDEENANFDEAFNQLVEKYGNKVIAFQLPIMEGGKFTGVVDIVNMNAKKFEKDKVVDMDIPSALSGRASELREALKEAVAETDEELMEKFFEGEEFTADEIKKGLRNGIINGDIVPVLCGSAINNSGVQLLMDAIIEYMPAPDYKSTIKAKKPGNDETVELKTDPEESLSALVFKTIADPFVGKITLFRVYSGTMKSDSVVYNSSTEKNEKIAQIFMLRGKKQIPVDKLIAGDIGAVAKLQFTNTNDTLCAQSNPVVLEKIKFPAPALTLAIEAVAKGDEEKISAGLQKLQDEDATFKVEMNSETKQLLISGVGDQHLDVIISKLKSKFGVSVNLADPKVPYRETIRKKVKVEGKHKKQTGGHGQYGHVWIEFEPGETEDLTFEEKIFGGAVPKQYFPAVEKGLREAITKGVLAGYPVVNLKATLVDGSYHDVDSSEMAFKIAAKLAYKKGLPTASPVLLEPILHVEVFIPDNYMGDIIGDLNKKRGRILGMNPMGDGIQQVVAEVPMAEMFKYANDLRSMTQGRGYFTQKFERYEEVPPMIAQKVIDEAKKEMTEEDED, from the coding sequence ATGAAAGAATATTCCATGAAAAACCTTCGCAACATTTGTTTAATGTCCCATGGAGGAGCAGGTAAAACTACTCTTGCAGAAGCGATGTTGTATAATACAGGAGTGCTTGATAGGTTTGGAAAAGTAGTAGATGGAAATACAACTACTGACTTTGATCCTGAAGAAATTAAAAGAAAAATTTCTATCAACACAGCAATAGCTCCCTGTGAATGGAAAAACCATAAGATTAATGTAATCGACACACCAGGATACTTTGATTTTGTAGGAGAAGTTAAACAAGGCGTAAGGGTTGCAGAAGGTGCAGTAATACTTGTAGCTGCAAAAGGAGGACTCCAGGTTGGAACTGAGAAGTCCTGGGCTTATGCAGAAGAACAGGGGATTCCCAAAATGTTCTTTATCAGCAAAATTGACGAAGAAAACGCAAACTTTGATGAAGCCTTTAATCAACTGGTTGAAAAGTATGGTAATAAAGTAATTGCTTTTCAGCTCCCCATTATGGAGGGTGGTAAATTTACAGGTGTTGTAGATATAGTTAATATGAATGCTAAAAAATTTGAAAAAGACAAAGTTGTAGATATGGATATCCCCTCCGCATTAAGTGGAAGAGCAAGTGAATTAAGAGAAGCCCTGAAGGAAGCAGTTGCAGAAACAGACGAAGAACTTATGGAAAAATTCTTTGAAGGGGAAGAATTTACTGCAGATGAGATTAAGAAAGGATTAAGGAATGGAATTATAAACGGAGATATCGTTCCTGTGTTGTGCGGTTCCGCAATAAATAATAGCGGAGTACAGCTGTTAATGGATGCAATAATTGAGTATATGCCGGCTCCGGATTATAAATCCACAATTAAGGCAAAGAAACCAGGAAATGATGAGACTGTTGAATTAAAGACAGATCCTGAAGAGTCTTTATCTGCTCTCGTATTTAAGACTATAGCAGACCCCTTTGTAGGTAAAATTACATTGTTCAGAGTTTATTCTGGAACCATGAAATCTGATTCAGTAGTTTATAATTCATCAACTGAAAAGAATGAAAAGATTGCACAGATATTTATGCTAAGAGGTAAGAAACAAATACCTGTAGATAAACTAATTGCAGGTGATATTGGGGCTGTTGCAAAACTGCAGTTTACTAATACCAATGATACTCTGTGCGCTCAATCCAATCCGGTAGTTCTGGAAAAGATTAAATTCCCAGCACCAGCTCTTACACTGGCAATAGAAGCAGTTGCAAAGGGTGACGAAGAAAAAATCAGCGCTGGCTTGCAGAAGTTGCAAGATGAAGATGCAACATTCAAGGTAGAAATGAACTCAGAAACTAAACAGCTGCTTATCTCAGGAGTAGGTGACCAGCATCTAGACGTTATTATCAGCAAGTTAAAGTCTAAATTTGGAGTATCTGTTAACCTTGCTGATCCTAAAGTTCCTTATAGAGAAACTATTAGAAAGAAAGTTAAGGTAGAAGGAAAGCATAAAAAGCAAACCGGTGGTCATGGTCAGTATGGCCATGTTTGGATTGAATTTGAGCCTGGCGAAACTGAAGACCTTACATTTGAAGAAAAGATTTTTGGTGGTGCCGTTCCAAAACAGTACTTCCCTGCTGTCGAGAAGGGTTTGAGGGAAGCTATAACCAAAGGTGTACTTGCAGGTTATCCTGTAGTTAATCTTAAGGCAACCTTGGTTGATGGATCCTATCATGATGTTGACTCATCTGAAATGGCGTTTAAAATTGCTGCCAAACTTGCTTATAAGAAAGGACTGCCAACTGCATCTCCAGTATTGCTTGAGCCCATACTCCATGTTGAAGTTTTCATACCTGATAATTACATGGGTGATATTATTGGCGACCTTAACAAGAAGAGAGGAAGAATATTAGGTATGAACCCAATGGGTGACGGAATTCAGCAAGTTGTTGCTGAAGTACCTATGGCAGAAATGTTTAAGTATGCAAATGATTTAAGATCAATGACCCAGGGCAGAGGGTATTTTACACAAAAGTTTGAAAGATATGAGGAAGTACCTCCTATGATTGCCCAGAAGGTAATTGATGAGGCTAAGAAAGAAATGACAGAAGAGGATGAAGATTAA
- a CDS encoding glycosyltransferase family 2 protein → MLSEFENTVYSISQVIQVLVFVGGCYFFSISIFGLIMDRENSITQHKPTKKFALVIAAHNEELVIAHIIESLLRQNYPRNLYDIYVVADNCTDNTANIARNHGALVFTRINNQERGKGYALEWMFSKLLSMENKYDAICVFDADNLVSSNFLAEMNNLLCEGHKVIQGYLDSKNPYDSWITISYSIAFWLSNRIFQLPRYNLGLSCSLCGTGFCVDTEVLRKIGWGSTCLTEDLEFTMKLALSGIKIAWAHNAVVYDEKPLTLKQSWKQRKRWMQGHADCAIRFVAPLLKRAFTKGDLTSFDCALYLFQPIRFLLIGIMTVMMWVQTIYVNSPFFNIKSFFPDFIWQIYVILQFFYGPFIILLEKKFKMETMIGFIIYPFYCLTWLPITIQGFLSKDNKIWTHTMHTRTIRISELEEAR, encoded by the coding sequence ATGCTTTCGGAATTTGAAAATACTGTTTATAGCATATCTCAAGTGATACAGGTTCTTGTATTTGTAGGAGGTTGTTATTTTTTTAGTATATCTATATTTGGATTAATCATGGACAGGGAAAACAGCATAACTCAACACAAACCAACAAAAAAGTTTGCTCTCGTTATTGCAGCACATAACGAGGAATTAGTTATAGCCCATATCATCGAAAGTTTACTGAGACAAAACTATCCTCGTAATTTATATGATATATATGTAGTAGCAGACAATTGTACTGACAATACCGCAAATATTGCCAGGAATCATGGAGCATTAGTTTTTACAAGGATAAATAACCAGGAAAGAGGAAAAGGTTATGCTTTAGAATGGATGTTCAGCAAATTGCTTTCTATGGAAAATAAATACGATGCCATATGCGTTTTCGATGCCGATAATCTGGTTTCCTCTAATTTTCTTGCTGAAATGAACAATCTGTTATGTGAAGGCCATAAAGTTATACAAGGTTATCTTGACAGCAAGAATCCATACGACTCCTGGATAACAATTTCCTATTCCATAGCTTTCTGGCTGTCAAATCGAATATTCCAGCTTCCCAGGTATAATCTTGGTCTTAGCTGCAGTTTATGCGGAACGGGTTTTTGTGTGGACACAGAAGTTCTTCGAAAGATAGGTTGGGGTTCCACCTGCCTGACAGAAGATTTAGAATTTACTATGAAGCTTGCATTAAGTGGAATTAAAATAGCCTGGGCACATAATGCTGTTGTTTATGATGAAAAACCTTTAACTCTTAAACAGTCATGGAAACAAAGAAAACGCTGGATGCAGGGACACGCAGATTGTGCCATTCGCTTTGTAGCTCCTCTTTTAAAAAGAGCTTTTACAAAAGGAGATCTTACTTCCTTTGATTGCGCGTTATACTTATTTCAGCCTATAAGGTTCCTGCTGATCGGAATTATGACTGTTATGATGTGGGTTCAAACAATATATGTTAATTCTCCCTTCTTTAATATAAAAAGCTTTTTCCCTGATTTTATATGGCAAATATATGTTATTCTGCAATTTTTTTATGGCCCTTTTATTATTCTTTTAGAAAAGAAATTTAAAATGGAAACAATGATCGGGTTTATCATATATCCTTTTTATTGCCTTACTTGGTTACCCATCACCATACAAGGCTTTTTAAGCAAGGACAATAAAATATGGACTCATACCATGCATACCAGAACAATCAGGATAAGTGAGCTGGAGGAAGCAAGGTGA
- a CDS encoding ATP-dependent Clp protease ATP-binding subunit codes for MYGRFTEKAERAINISQESAAALGHNYVGTEHLLLGLVKEGTGIAARVLASQGVNEEKIIKEIEELIGRGTEKVEQPLGFTPRTKRVLELSLLEARRLGHSFIGTEHLLIGIMREGESVAVRILMDLGVDPQKLINEIMKLLNNSFGPSASEGLSRQYKGSSSTPTLMQFGRDLTEMARDGKFDPIIGRDKEIERVIQILSRRTKNNPCLIGEPGVGKTAIVEGLAQKIIEGNVPETIKDKRVVTLDLSAMVAGAKYRGEFEERLKKAMDEIRKAGNVILFIDEMHTIIGAGAAEGAIDAANILKPALARGEIQVIGATTLDEYRKHVEKDAALERRFQPITVGEPTKEETIEILKGIRDKYEAHHRVKISDSAIEAAVRLSDRYITDRFLPDKAIDLIDEAASRLRLKSFTAPPDLKDLEERVEKCSKEKEEAVRCQEFEKAARLRDQEKALREELERKRNSWSQRNQTTTNTVTEEEIAEVVSSWTGIPVKKLAQEEAERLVNMEEVLHKRVVGQDEAVKAVARAIRRGRVGLKDPKRPVGSFIFLGPTGVGKTELSKALAEAMFGDEKAMIRIDMSEYMEKHTVSRLIGSPPGYVGYEEGGQLTEKVRRKPYSVVLFDEIEKAHPDVFNILLQILEDGRLTDSQGRTVDFRNTILIMTSNVGARLITEPKRLGFSPVGDTRAKDYEEMKANVTSELKKTFRPEFLNRVDEIIVFHPLEEEHVRKIADIMIDNLIKRLQQNAISLEVTEKAKLFVASKGFDQIYGARPLRRAIQTMIEDRLAEEMLEGKIKTGDHAVIDLQDDNLVVKKKETAVKRF; via the coding sequence ATGTACGGAAGATTTACAGAGAAGGCCGAAAGGGCTATTAATATTTCGCAGGAAAGTGCAGCAGCATTAGGCCATAATTATGTAGGAACAGAACATTTATTACTAGGGCTTGTAAAAGAAGGTACGGGAATAGCAGCAAGAGTATTAGCAAGTCAAGGAGTAAATGAAGAAAAAATAATAAAAGAAATTGAAGAATTGATTGGAAGAGGGACAGAGAAAGTTGAACAGCCCCTTGGTTTTACACCAAGAACAAAAAGGGTGCTGGAATTAAGTCTCCTTGAAGCCAGGAGATTAGGGCATAGTTTTATCGGAACAGAACATCTTCTCATTGGAATAATGAGAGAAGGAGAAAGTGTTGCAGTAAGAATTCTGATGGATCTGGGAGTAGACCCTCAGAAACTGATAAATGAGATAATGAAGCTGTTAAATAATAGCTTTGGTCCTTCTGCATCAGAGGGATTATCAAGACAATATAAGGGAAGTTCAAGCACACCCACTCTTATGCAGTTTGGCAGAGATTTAACTGAAATGGCCAGGGATGGCAAATTTGATCCGATTATCGGGCGTGATAAAGAAATAGAGAGAGTTATTCAGATATTGAGCAGAAGAACAAAGAATAACCCGTGTCTCATAGGAGAGCCAGGTGTAGGAAAAACCGCAATAGTAGAAGGCTTGGCCCAAAAAATTATTGAAGGTAATGTGCCTGAAACTATAAAAGACAAGAGAGTGGTAACTCTTGACCTTTCCGCAATGGTGGCAGGTGCCAAATACAGGGGAGAGTTTGAAGAACGGCTTAAAAAAGCTATGGATGAGATAAGAAAAGCAGGAAATGTAATATTATTTATAGACGAAATGCATACTATCATAGGAGCGGGAGCAGCTGAAGGAGCTATAGATGCAGCAAATATATTAAAACCCGCGCTTGCCAGGGGAGAGATTCAGGTTATAGGTGCAACTACTCTGGATGAATACAGAAAGCATGTGGAAAAAGATGCTGCCCTGGAAAGAAGGTTCCAGCCCATTACAGTAGGCGAACCTACAAAGGAAGAAACTATTGAGATACTCAAAGGAATCAGAGATAAATATGAAGCTCACCACAGAGTAAAAATATCCGATAGTGCTATTGAAGCTGCTGTTAGGCTTTCAGACAGATATATAACAGACAGGTTTCTCCCTGATAAAGCTATTGACTTAATTGATGAAGCAGCTTCAAGGTTAAGGCTTAAATCTTTTACAGCTCCTCCGGATTTAAAAGACCTGGAAGAGAGGGTTGAAAAATGCAGCAAGGAAAAAGAAGAAGCAGTAAGATGTCAGGAGTTTGAAAAGGCTGCCAGATTAAGAGATCAGGAGAAGGCTCTAAGAGAGGAACTTGAAAGAAAGAGGAATAGCTGGAGTCAGAGAAACCAGACCACAACAAACACTGTAACTGAGGAAGAAATAGCTGAAGTGGTATCAAGTTGGACGGGTATTCCCGTAAAGAAACTGGCACAGGAAGAAGCTGAGCGCCTTGTAAACATGGAGGAAGTTCTTCATAAAAGAGTGGTAGGCCAGGACGAGGCGGTTAAAGCTGTAGCAAGAGCAATAAGAAGAGGACGGGTAGGATTAAAAGATCCTAAGCGCCCGGTTGGATCTTTTATTTTCCTTGGGCCTACAGGGGTAGGAAAGACAGAATTAAGCAAAGCACTGGCAGAAGCCATGTTTGGCGACGAAAAAGCCATGATAAGAATTGATATGTCTGAGTATATGGAAAAGCATACCGTTTCAAGGCTTATAGGATCACCACCGGGATATGTAGGATATGAAGAAGGAGGCCAGCTTACTGAGAAAGTAAGAAGAAAGCCTTATTCTGTAGTGCTGTTTGATGAAATAGAGAAAGCCCATCCGGATGTATTCAATATTCTACTTCAGATATTGGAAGACGGAAGACTAACAGATTCTCAAGGAAGAACGGTGGACTTTAGGAATACCATATTAATAATGACTTCCAATGTGGGTGCCAGATTGATTACTGAGCCCAAACGCCTCGGTTTTTCTCCTGTAGGAGATACAAGAGCGAAAGACTATGAGGAAATGAAAGCAAATGTAACAAGTGAACTGAAAAAAACTTTTAGACCTGAGTTTCTTAACAGAGTTGATGAAATAATTGTATTCCATCCGCTTGAAGAAGAACATGTCAGAAAAATAGCAGATATTATGATTGACAACCTGATTAAGAGACTTCAGCAAAACGCTATTTCTCTTGAAGTTACAGAAAAAGCAAAATTATTTGTCGCTTCCAAAGGTTTCGATCAAATATATGGTGCAAGGCCTTTGAGACGTGCAATTCAAACAATGATAGAGGACCGGCTTGCAGAAGAAATGCTCGAAGGTAAAATCAAGACCGGAGACCATGCAGTAATTGATTTACAGGATGATAATTTGGTAGTAAAAAAGAAGGAAACTGCTGTAAAAAGGTTTTAA
- a CDS encoding DUF4349 domain-containing protein, with protein MKKRLLPLLISLMLTVSLLFGCSSGKKSDSAKSVAPSEGAGIQATATSKGPVVNTEFDGVSEKPSETKEVSGSANSGEKTVADDATAITGGGSDVRQLVSNAILAERKIIRKANITVEVENFDRAQSQINTFILGIGYVQESNINTEKFYVNSEVKLIKSGTIIIRVDKDKFDKVINDIKGIGLVIGENIGTEDVTERYFDIESRLRLLRFEEQRLEEYLKKLEDPDTIFKTESRLTDIRHEIEGLTGNLRKLSELTELSTITINMYEKNPYAGNVNKQPRTYGQRLRDSFLDSVRGVVSFCGDLLILLVQILPVLILLGIFLLIAFTIFKKINKNRFNNKSKNEKINSEE; from the coding sequence ATGAAAAAAAGATTACTTCCCCTGCTTATTTCTCTTATGCTGACAGTATCACTACTCTTTGGATGTTCCTCAGGGAAAAAATCTGATTCTGCCAAATCTGTTGCACCATCAGAAGGAGCAGGCATTCAGGCTACTGCAACCAGCAAGGGACCTGTTGTAAATACAGAATTTGATGGAGTTTCAGAAAAACCCTCAGAAACAAAAGAAGTATCAGGTTCTGCCAACTCAGGAGAAAAAACCGTGGCAGACGATGCAACAGCTATTACTGGAGGAGGCAGCGATGTACGTCAATTGGTAAGCAACGCAATATTGGCTGAAAGAAAAATAATACGTAAAGCTAATATTACGGTTGAAGTTGAAAATTTTGACCGGGCGCAAAGTCAGATCAACACCTTTATACTTGGAATAGGTTATGTGCAAGAGTCAAATATAAATACAGAAAAATTCTATGTAAATTCTGAAGTTAAACTTATAAAAAGCGGCACTATTATTATAAGGGTGGACAAAGATAAATTTGACAAAGTTATAAACGATATTAAAGGAATAGGACTGGTTATAGGGGAAAATATAGGAACTGAAGATGTAACAGAAAGATATTTTGATATAGAATCAAGATTAAGACTTTTACGATTTGAAGAACAAAGGCTTGAAGAATATTTAAAGAAATTGGAAGACCCTGACACTATATTTAAAACTGAAAGCAGATTGACGGATATCAGACATGAAATAGAAGGATTAACAGGTAATCTTAGAAAACTTAGCGAACTGACAGAATTATCTACTATAACAATTAATATGTATGAAAAAAATCCATATGCAGGTAATGTTAATAAACAGCCAAGAACTTACGGTCAAAGGCTTCGTGATAGTTTTCTGGACAGCGTAAGAGGTGTTGTTTCATTCTGCGGGGATTTGCTTATCCTGCTGGTTCAAATACTTCCGGTTCTAATACTTTTAGGTATTTTTCTGTTAATCGCGTTTACCATTTTCAAAAAAATCAACAAAAACAGATTTAACAACAAAAGCAAAAATGAAAAAATTAATAGTGAAGAATAA
- a CDS encoding CtsR family transcriptional regulator: MARLSDIIESFLKELIASADGVVEIQRNELANQFNCVPSQINYVLDTRFNVENGYYVESRRGGGGYIRIRRVNISNNAPAKYLMHIVTSMGDSISQQTAEIFINNFIDYNVLMEREGLLLKAATSDKVLGNIPLPERDVLRAGILKNMLMSLLV; encoded by the coding sequence GTGGCTAGATTAAGTGATATTATTGAATCTTTTTTAAAAGAACTTATTGCCAGCGCAGACGGTGTAGTGGAAATACAGAGAAATGAACTGGCAAATCAATTTAATTGTGTACCGTCTCAGATAAATTATGTTTTGGATACGAGGTTTAATGTTGAGAATGGATACTATGTTGAAAGCAGACGCGGCGGAGGAGGATATATCAGAATCAGAAGGGTGAACATTTCAAATAATGCTCCAGCCAAATACCTTATGCATATAGTGACTTCAATGGGTGACAGTATTTCTCAGCAAACAGCGGAAATATTTATTAATAATTTTATAGACTACAATGTATTAATGGAAAGAGAAGGGTTATTGCTGAAAGCAGCTACCAGTGACAAGGTTTTGGGCAATATTCCTCTCCCTGAAAGAGACGTTTTAAGGGCAGGTATATTAAAGAATATGCTGATGAGCTTGCTTGTATAA